The Styela clava chromosome 13, kaStyClav1.hap1.2, whole genome shotgun sequence genome has a window encoding:
- the LOC120332326 gene encoding zonadhesin-like isoform X2 — translation MASTIKILLLFCLGITLAKTRSSDTLYMFTSELDWLEGQLRSYVVNYIRWGLPCYVANRWALLYAQHIPRCSSITRYHSEQTNGYLKWCVYDDGTPIEHTLDMIQKFPYNCDKARACPKDTVYEKTQRCEASCDEALSSRLFKMTFHCKNKCICARGMYRNKDGKCVKKKDCKSAIHSCEKPKIYKKCATRCPATCATPKPGYCIKECNENMHCVCPPNMVQYSQNNRTCTRLEDCPKCEHDSLPSDCAPDCPDTCPDNISCKGSDCQEGVYCVCPPGTVRLNRLLPVKCVSLDKCPPLCESPRVAMGCGTACPATCDDPEPTCEEKCTPANICSCPVGYLQRSKTDKTCVRLADCLSCKGVSFPVECTPECPPSCTYGGEINVSCKRTCKSKYVCGCPKGYVHLNVNDDECVKLVDCPDCNFYIVVSAYRKTSMPCNFCLFLACKSPAMHIRCTDECPATCAEKPDDCIVKCKSKYTCGCPIGWIQLSLDDHECVKEGACPRTCEEPKVYEICPSLCQPTCKNPDPKGCQFGCNRRKCICPKGMVQPDEMDHSCIKPAECSSKTEECKAPAVRMKCKTRCPATCGEKPWPCTVECKSEYTCGCPSGYIQLSLDKKECVKEGKCPRTCDAPKVYQVCPSMCQPTCDNPEPPGCRLGCNHIKCICPEGMVQPDERNRTCIKPSECPACEAPAIRVKCTKECPATCEQKPSPCSIDCNSEYTCGCPVGYIQLSLDNKKCVKEGQCPKVCEAPKVFEKCPSLCQPTCEIPEPPEGCQRGCNPRNCVCPEGMVQPDAKTFTCIKKSECASRSLNIHRKPICKPPKVFAECASKCPPTCAEPDPFLCSRACDANILCVCPYGMVQHDKVNRTCIAENDCPVCKSPKVFVDCASKCRPTCQTPNPTFCDKACDPDVQCVCPAGMVHPTSGDDSCIPLSECPESCEFPLVATNCASKCPPTCKDPVPSCPKGCKSGVQCECSIGLLQISDSDKKCVFPSQCPGLKNDCPLRKQPTRCASGCPATCENKTPRFCTKPCRPDVNCECPRGMVQKSLKDDTCVWPDQCDS, via the exons ATGGCgtcaacaataaaaatattgcttttattttgtcttGGCATAACTTTAGCAAAGACTCGCTCAAGTGATACGCTATACATGTTCACAAGCGAATTGGACTGGTTGGAAGGGCAATTGAGAAGTTATGTCGTAA ACTACATTAGATGGGGATTACCTTGCTACGTTGCCAACCGATGGGCATTGTTGTATGCTCAACATATACCTCGTTGCTCATCAATTACTAGATACCACAGTGAACAAACTAATGGGTATTTGAAATGGTGCGTGTATGACGATGGAACTCCAATTGAGCATACGTTGGATATGATACAGAAGTTTCCATATAATTGTGATAAGGCGAGAG CTTGTCCAAAAGACACCGTGTATGAAAAAACCCAAAGATGTGAAGCTAGTTGTGACGAGGCACTAAGTAGCAGGTTATTCAAAATGACGTTTCACTGcaaaaataaatgcatttgTGCGCGTGGAATGTACAGAAATAAAGATGGAAAATGTGTGAAGAAAAAGGATTGCAAATCAGCAATAC ATTCCTGCGAAAAgcctaaaatttacaaaaaatgcgCCACAAGATGTCCGGCAACTTGTGCTACGCCAAAACCAGGATACTGTATAAAAGAATGTAATGAGAATATGCATTGTGTTTGTCCACCAAATATGGTTCAATATAGTCAAAATAATCGAACATGCACAAGACTAGAAGATTGTCCAA AATGTGAGCATGATTCATTACCATCAGACTGTGCTCCAGATTGCCCGGACACTTGCCCAGATAACATATCGTGCAAAGGAAGCGATTGCCAAGAAGGGGTTTATTGTGTTTGTCCACCAGGAACCGTTCGGCTCAACAGGCTATTGCCGGTAAAATGTGTCTCTCTGGACAAATGCCCCC CTTTATGTGAATCTCCAAGAGTTGCAATGGGCTGTGGAACTGCCTGTCCCGCAACTTGTGACGATCCTGAACCGACTTGCGAAGAGAAATGTACACCAGCGAATATTTGCTCTTGCCCGGTTGGCTATCTGCAGAGAAGCAAAACCGACAAAACTTGTGTTAGACTCGCAGATTGTTTAA GCTGCAAAGGTGTATCATTTCCAGTAGAATGCACACCTGAATGTCCTCCAAGCTGTACCTATGGTGGAGAAATAAACGTCTCGTGCAAAAGAACATGCAAATCCAAATACGTTTGTGGTTGTCCAAAAGGCTACGTTCATTTGAACGTAAATGACGACGAGTGTGTGAAGTTAGTAGATTGTCCAG ATTGCAACTTTTACATCGTCGTCTCCGCTTATAGGAAAACATCAATGCCGTGcaacttttgtttatttttagccTGCAAATCCCCAGCAATGCACATAAGGTGTACAGATGAATGTCCAGCTACATGTGCTGAAAAACCGGATGATTGTATAGTGAAATGTAAATCAAAATACACCTGTGGATGTCCGATAGGATGGATTCAATTAAGTCTTGATGATCATGAATGTGTCAAAGAAGGAGCTTGTCCAC gCACATGTGAAGAACCGAAAGTGTATGAAATTTGCCCGTCCCTCTGTCAACCTACATGCAAGAATCCTGACCCTAAAGGTTGTCAGTTCGGATGTAACCGTAGAAAATGTATATGTCCCAAGGGCATGGTACAGCCAGATGAAATGGACCACTCTTGCATCAAGCCGGCCGAATGTTCGAGTAAAACAGAGG AATGCAAAGCCCCAGCTGTACGCATGAAGTGCAAAACTAGATGCCCAGCGACATGCGGAGAAAAGCCCTGGCCTTGTACCGTTGAATGTAAATCCGAATATACATGTGGATGCCCAAGTGGATACATTCAATTAAGTTTGGATAAAAAAGAATGCGTCAAGGAAGGAAAATGTCCGA GGACCTGTGACGCACCAAAAGTGTACCAAGTGTGTCCGTCTATGTGTCAGCCTACTTGTGACAATCCGGAGCCTCCGGGTTGTCGTCTTGGGTGCAATCACATAAAATGCATTTGCCCAGAAGGTATGGTTCAACCAGATGAGAGAAATCGCACTTGCATTAAACCGTCTGAATGTCCGG cttgtGAAGCTCCAGCAATAAGGGTTAAATGCACTAAAGAATGTCCTGCAACTTGCGAACAGAAACCGAGCCCTTGCTCCATCGATTGTAACTCGGAGTATACCTGCGGTTGCCCTGTGGGCTACATTCAACTTAGCCTGGACAACAAAAAATGTGTGAAAGAGGGGCAATGTCCAA AAGTGTGTGAAGCACCCAAAGTGTTTGAAAAGTGTCCATCGCTGTGTCAGCCTACATGTGAAATCCCAGAACCACCAGAGGGATGTCAGCGTGGATGCAATCCCCGAAATTGCGTTTGTCCTGAAGGAATGGTACAACCAGATGCTAAAACTTTTACCTGCATCAAAAAATCAGAATGCGCAAGTAGGAGTCTGAACATCCACA GAAAGCCTATATGTAAGCCTCCCAAAGTATTTGCTGAATGTGCTTCAAAGTGTCCTCCGACATGTGCAGAACCCGATCCCTTTTTATGCTCCAGAGCATGTGATGCAAACATTCTTTGTGTATGTCCTTACGGTATGGTTCAGCACGACAAGGTCAATAGAACATGCATTGCAGAGAACGATTGCCCAG TCTGCAAATCTCCGAAAGTCTTTGTGGATTGCGCCTCTAAATGTAGACCAACGTGCCAGACTCCGAATCCCACATTTTGTGACAAAGCGTGTGATCCTGACGTTCAATGTGTATGTCCAGCTGGCATGGTCCATCCAACAAGCGGAGATGACAGCTGTATCCCGTTGTCGGAATGTCCAG AATCTTGCGAGTTTCCTTTGGTTGCGACTAATTGCGCGTCAAAATGTCCACCAACTTGCAAGGATCCTGTTCCGTCTTGCCCAAAAGGGTGCAAATCTGGGGTTCAATGCGAATGTTCTATTGGTCTTCTACAAATTAGCGACTCcgacaaaaaatgcgtttttccATCCCAATGTCCCGGACTGAAAAATG ATTGCCCACTGAGAAAGCAGCCCACTAGATGTGCCAGTGGATGTCCAGCTACCTGCGAAAATAAAACGCCAAGATTTTGCACCAAGCCATGCAGACCTGATGTAAATTGCGAGTGTCCACGTGGAATGGTCCAAAAAAGTCTAAAAGATGATACCTGTGTCTGGCCGGACCAGTGCGACTCCTAG
- the LOC120332326 gene encoding zonadhesin-like isoform X4, with amino-acid sequence MASTIKILLLFCLGITLAKTRSSDTLYMFTSELDWLEGQLRSYVVNYIRWGLPCYVANRWALLYAQHIPRCSSITRYHSEQTNGYLKWCVYDDGTPIEHTLDMIQKFPYNCDKARACPKDTVYEKTQRCEASCDEALSSRLFKMTFHCKNKCICARGMYRNKDGKCVKKKDCKSAIHSCEKPKIYKKCATRCPATCATPKPGYCIKECNENMHCVCPPNMVQYSQNNRTCTRLEDCPKCEHDSLPSDCAPDCPDTCPDNISCKGSDCQEGVYCVCPPGTVRLNRLLPVKCVSLDKCPPLCESPRVAMGCGTACPATCDDPEPTCEEKCTPANICSCPVGYLQRSKTDKTCVRLADCLSCKGVSFPVECTPECPPSCTYGGEINVSCKRTCKSKYVCGCPKGYVHLNVNDDECVKLVDCPACKSPAMHIRCTDECPATCAEKPDDCIVKCKSKYTCGCPIGWIQLSLDDHECVKEGACPRTCEEPKVYEICPSLCQPTCKNPDPKGCQFGCNRRKCICPKGMVQPDEMDHSCIKPAECSSKTEECKAPAVRMKCKTRCPATCGEKPWPCTVECKSEYTCGCPSGYIQLSLDKKECVKEGKCPRTCDAPKVYQVCPSMCQPTCDNPEPPGCRLGCNHIKCICPEGMVQPDERNRTCIKPSECPGKQEACEAPAIRVKCTKECPATCEQKPSPCSIDCNSEYTCGCPVGYIQLSLDNKKCVKEGQCPKVCEAPKVFEKCPSLCQPTCEIPEPPEGCQRGCNPRNCVCPEGMVQPDAKTFTCIKKSECASRSLNIHRKPICKPPKVFAECASKCPPTCAEPDPFLCSRACDANILCVCPYGMVQHDKVNRTCIAENDCPVCKSPKVFVDCASKCRPTCQTPNPTFCDKACDPDVQCVCPAGMVHPTSGDDSCIPLSECPESCEFPLVATNCASKCPPTCKDPVPSCPKGCKSGVQCECSIGLLQISDSDKKCVFPSQCPGLKNDCPLRKQPTRCASGCPATCENKTPRFCTKPCRPDVNCECPRGMVQKSLKDDTCVWPDQCDS; translated from the exons ATGGCgtcaacaataaaaatattgcttttattttgtcttGGCATAACTTTAGCAAAGACTCGCTCAAGTGATACGCTATACATGTTCACAAGCGAATTGGACTGGTTGGAAGGGCAATTGAGAAGTTATGTCGTAA ACTACATTAGATGGGGATTACCTTGCTACGTTGCCAACCGATGGGCATTGTTGTATGCTCAACATATACCTCGTTGCTCATCAATTACTAGATACCACAGTGAACAAACTAATGGGTATTTGAAATGGTGCGTGTATGACGATGGAACTCCAATTGAGCATACGTTGGATATGATACAGAAGTTTCCATATAATTGTGATAAGGCGAGAG CTTGTCCAAAAGACACCGTGTATGAAAAAACCCAAAGATGTGAAGCTAGTTGTGACGAGGCACTAAGTAGCAGGTTATTCAAAATGACGTTTCACTGcaaaaataaatgcatttgTGCGCGTGGAATGTACAGAAATAAAGATGGAAAATGTGTGAAGAAAAAGGATTGCAAATCAGCAATAC ATTCCTGCGAAAAgcctaaaatttacaaaaaatgcgCCACAAGATGTCCGGCAACTTGTGCTACGCCAAAACCAGGATACTGTATAAAAGAATGTAATGAGAATATGCATTGTGTTTGTCCACCAAATATGGTTCAATATAGTCAAAATAATCGAACATGCACAAGACTAGAAGATTGTCCAA AATGTGAGCATGATTCATTACCATCAGACTGTGCTCCAGATTGCCCGGACACTTGCCCAGATAACATATCGTGCAAAGGAAGCGATTGCCAAGAAGGGGTTTATTGTGTTTGTCCACCAGGAACCGTTCGGCTCAACAGGCTATTGCCGGTAAAATGTGTCTCTCTGGACAAATGCCCCC CTTTATGTGAATCTCCAAGAGTTGCAATGGGCTGTGGAACTGCCTGTCCCGCAACTTGTGACGATCCTGAACCGACTTGCGAAGAGAAATGTACACCAGCGAATATTTGCTCTTGCCCGGTTGGCTATCTGCAGAGAAGCAAAACCGACAAAACTTGTGTTAGACTCGCAGATTGTTTAA GCTGCAAAGGTGTATCATTTCCAGTAGAATGCACACCTGAATGTCCTCCAAGCTGTACCTATGGTGGAGAAATAAACGTCTCGTGCAAAAGAACATGCAAATCCAAATACGTTTGTGGTTGTCCAAAAGGCTACGTTCATTTGAACGTAAATGACGACGAGTGTGTGAAGTTAGTAGATTGTCCAG ccTGCAAATCCCCAGCAATGCACATAAGGTGTACAGATGAATGTCCAGCTACATGTGCTGAAAAACCGGATGATTGTATAGTGAAATGTAAATCAAAATACACCTGTGGATGTCCGATAGGATGGATTCAATTAAGTCTTGATGATCATGAATGTGTCAAAGAAGGAGCTTGTCCAC gCACATGTGAAGAACCGAAAGTGTATGAAATTTGCCCGTCCCTCTGTCAACCTACATGCAAGAATCCTGACCCTAAAGGTTGTCAGTTCGGATGTAACCGTAGAAAATGTATATGTCCCAAGGGCATGGTACAGCCAGATGAAATGGACCACTCTTGCATCAAGCCGGCCGAATGTTCGAGTAAAACAGAGG AATGCAAAGCCCCAGCTGTACGCATGAAGTGCAAAACTAGATGCCCAGCGACATGCGGAGAAAAGCCCTGGCCTTGTACCGTTGAATGTAAATCCGAATATACATGTGGATGCCCAAGTGGATACATTCAATTAAGTTTGGATAAAAAAGAATGCGTCAAGGAAGGAAAATGTCCGA GGACCTGTGACGCACCAAAAGTGTACCAAGTGTGTCCGTCTATGTGTCAGCCTACTTGTGACAATCCGGAGCCTCCGGGTTGTCGTCTTGGGTGCAATCACATAAAATGCATTTGCCCAGAAGGTATGGTTCAACCAGATGAGAGAAATCGCACTTGCATTAAACCGTCTGAATGTCCGGGTAAGCAGGAAG cttgtGAAGCTCCAGCAATAAGGGTTAAATGCACTAAAGAATGTCCTGCAACTTGCGAACAGAAACCGAGCCCTTGCTCCATCGATTGTAACTCGGAGTATACCTGCGGTTGCCCTGTGGGCTACATTCAACTTAGCCTGGACAACAAAAAATGTGTGAAAGAGGGGCAATGTCCAA AAGTGTGTGAAGCACCCAAAGTGTTTGAAAAGTGTCCATCGCTGTGTCAGCCTACATGTGAAATCCCAGAACCACCAGAGGGATGTCAGCGTGGATGCAATCCCCGAAATTGCGTTTGTCCTGAAGGAATGGTACAACCAGATGCTAAAACTTTTACCTGCATCAAAAAATCAGAATGCGCAAGTAGGAGTCTGAACATCCACA GAAAGCCTATATGTAAGCCTCCCAAAGTATTTGCTGAATGTGCTTCAAAGTGTCCTCCGACATGTGCAGAACCCGATCCCTTTTTATGCTCCAGAGCATGTGATGCAAACATTCTTTGTGTATGTCCTTACGGTATGGTTCAGCACGACAAGGTCAATAGAACATGCATTGCAGAGAACGATTGCCCAG TCTGCAAATCTCCGAAAGTCTTTGTGGATTGCGCCTCTAAATGTAGACCAACGTGCCAGACTCCGAATCCCACATTTTGTGACAAAGCGTGTGATCCTGACGTTCAATGTGTATGTCCAGCTGGCATGGTCCATCCAACAAGCGGAGATGACAGCTGTATCCCGTTGTCGGAATGTCCAG AATCTTGCGAGTTTCCTTTGGTTGCGACTAATTGCGCGTCAAAATGTCCACCAACTTGCAAGGATCCTGTTCCGTCTTGCCCAAAAGGGTGCAAATCTGGGGTTCAATGCGAATGTTCTATTGGTCTTCTACAAATTAGCGACTCcgacaaaaaatgcgtttttccATCCCAATGTCCCGGACTGAAAAATG ATTGCCCACTGAGAAAGCAGCCCACTAGATGTGCCAGTGGATGTCCAGCTACCTGCGAAAATAAAACGCCAAGATTTTGCACCAAGCCATGCAGACCTGATGTAAATTGCGAGTGTCCACGTGGAATGGTCCAAAAAAGTCTAAAAGATGATACCTGTGTCTGGCCGGACCAGTGCGACTCCTAG
- the LOC120332326 gene encoding zonadhesin-like isoform X1, which translates to MASTIKILLLFCLGITLAKTRSSDTLYMFTSELDWLEGQLRSYVVNYIRWGLPCYVANRWALLYAQHIPRCSSITRYHSEQTNGYLKWCVYDDGTPIEHTLDMIQKFPYNCDKARACPKDTVYEKTQRCEASCDEALSSRLFKMTFHCKNKCICARGMYRNKDGKCVKKKDCKSAIHSCEKPKIYKKCATRCPATCATPKPGYCIKECNENMHCVCPPNMVQYSQNNRTCTRLEDCPKCEHDSLPSDCAPDCPDTCPDNISCKGSDCQEGVYCVCPPGTVRLNRLLPVKCVSLDKCPPLCESPRVAMGCGTACPATCDDPEPTCEEKCTPANICSCPVGYLQRSKTDKTCVRLADCLSCKGVSFPVECTPECPPSCTYGGEINVSCKRTCKSKYVCGCPKGYVHLNVNDDECVKLVDCPDCNFYIVVSAYRKTSMPCNFCLFLACKSPAMHIRCTDECPATCAEKPDDCIVKCKSKYTCGCPIGWIQLSLDDHECVKEGACPRTCEEPKVYEICPSLCQPTCKNPDPKGCQFGCNRRKCICPKGMVQPDEMDHSCIKPAECSSKTEECKAPAVRMKCKTRCPATCGEKPWPCTVECKSEYTCGCPSGYIQLSLDKKECVKEGKCPRTCDAPKVYQVCPSMCQPTCDNPEPPGCRLGCNHIKCICPEGMVQPDERNRTCIKPSECPGKQEACEAPAIRVKCTKECPATCEQKPSPCSIDCNSEYTCGCPVGYIQLSLDNKKCVKEGQCPKVCEAPKVFEKCPSLCQPTCEIPEPPEGCQRGCNPRNCVCPEGMVQPDAKTFTCIKKSECASRSLNIHRKPICKPPKVFAECASKCPPTCAEPDPFLCSRACDANILCVCPYGMVQHDKVNRTCIAENDCPVCKSPKVFVDCASKCRPTCQTPNPTFCDKACDPDVQCVCPAGMVHPTSGDDSCIPLSECPESCEFPLVATNCASKCPPTCKDPVPSCPKGCKSGVQCECSIGLLQISDSDKKCVFPSQCPGLKNDCPLRKQPTRCASGCPATCENKTPRFCTKPCRPDVNCECPRGMVQKSLKDDTCVWPDQCDS; encoded by the exons ATGGCgtcaacaataaaaatattgcttttattttgtcttGGCATAACTTTAGCAAAGACTCGCTCAAGTGATACGCTATACATGTTCACAAGCGAATTGGACTGGTTGGAAGGGCAATTGAGAAGTTATGTCGTAA ACTACATTAGATGGGGATTACCTTGCTACGTTGCCAACCGATGGGCATTGTTGTATGCTCAACATATACCTCGTTGCTCATCAATTACTAGATACCACAGTGAACAAACTAATGGGTATTTGAAATGGTGCGTGTATGACGATGGAACTCCAATTGAGCATACGTTGGATATGATACAGAAGTTTCCATATAATTGTGATAAGGCGAGAG CTTGTCCAAAAGACACCGTGTATGAAAAAACCCAAAGATGTGAAGCTAGTTGTGACGAGGCACTAAGTAGCAGGTTATTCAAAATGACGTTTCACTGcaaaaataaatgcatttgTGCGCGTGGAATGTACAGAAATAAAGATGGAAAATGTGTGAAGAAAAAGGATTGCAAATCAGCAATAC ATTCCTGCGAAAAgcctaaaatttacaaaaaatgcgCCACAAGATGTCCGGCAACTTGTGCTACGCCAAAACCAGGATACTGTATAAAAGAATGTAATGAGAATATGCATTGTGTTTGTCCACCAAATATGGTTCAATATAGTCAAAATAATCGAACATGCACAAGACTAGAAGATTGTCCAA AATGTGAGCATGATTCATTACCATCAGACTGTGCTCCAGATTGCCCGGACACTTGCCCAGATAACATATCGTGCAAAGGAAGCGATTGCCAAGAAGGGGTTTATTGTGTTTGTCCACCAGGAACCGTTCGGCTCAACAGGCTATTGCCGGTAAAATGTGTCTCTCTGGACAAATGCCCCC CTTTATGTGAATCTCCAAGAGTTGCAATGGGCTGTGGAACTGCCTGTCCCGCAACTTGTGACGATCCTGAACCGACTTGCGAAGAGAAATGTACACCAGCGAATATTTGCTCTTGCCCGGTTGGCTATCTGCAGAGAAGCAAAACCGACAAAACTTGTGTTAGACTCGCAGATTGTTTAA GCTGCAAAGGTGTATCATTTCCAGTAGAATGCACACCTGAATGTCCTCCAAGCTGTACCTATGGTGGAGAAATAAACGTCTCGTGCAAAAGAACATGCAAATCCAAATACGTTTGTGGTTGTCCAAAAGGCTACGTTCATTTGAACGTAAATGACGACGAGTGTGTGAAGTTAGTAGATTGTCCAG ATTGCAACTTTTACATCGTCGTCTCCGCTTATAGGAAAACATCAATGCCGTGcaacttttgtttatttttagccTGCAAATCCCCAGCAATGCACATAAGGTGTACAGATGAATGTCCAGCTACATGTGCTGAAAAACCGGATGATTGTATAGTGAAATGTAAATCAAAATACACCTGTGGATGTCCGATAGGATGGATTCAATTAAGTCTTGATGATCATGAATGTGTCAAAGAAGGAGCTTGTCCAC gCACATGTGAAGAACCGAAAGTGTATGAAATTTGCCCGTCCCTCTGTCAACCTACATGCAAGAATCCTGACCCTAAAGGTTGTCAGTTCGGATGTAACCGTAGAAAATGTATATGTCCCAAGGGCATGGTACAGCCAGATGAAATGGACCACTCTTGCATCAAGCCGGCCGAATGTTCGAGTAAAACAGAGG AATGCAAAGCCCCAGCTGTACGCATGAAGTGCAAAACTAGATGCCCAGCGACATGCGGAGAAAAGCCCTGGCCTTGTACCGTTGAATGTAAATCCGAATATACATGTGGATGCCCAAGTGGATACATTCAATTAAGTTTGGATAAAAAAGAATGCGTCAAGGAAGGAAAATGTCCGA GGACCTGTGACGCACCAAAAGTGTACCAAGTGTGTCCGTCTATGTGTCAGCCTACTTGTGACAATCCGGAGCCTCCGGGTTGTCGTCTTGGGTGCAATCACATAAAATGCATTTGCCCAGAAGGTATGGTTCAACCAGATGAGAGAAATCGCACTTGCATTAAACCGTCTGAATGTCCGGGTAAGCAGGAAG cttgtGAAGCTCCAGCAATAAGGGTTAAATGCACTAAAGAATGTCCTGCAACTTGCGAACAGAAACCGAGCCCTTGCTCCATCGATTGTAACTCGGAGTATACCTGCGGTTGCCCTGTGGGCTACATTCAACTTAGCCTGGACAACAAAAAATGTGTGAAAGAGGGGCAATGTCCAA AAGTGTGTGAAGCACCCAAAGTGTTTGAAAAGTGTCCATCGCTGTGTCAGCCTACATGTGAAATCCCAGAACCACCAGAGGGATGTCAGCGTGGATGCAATCCCCGAAATTGCGTTTGTCCTGAAGGAATGGTACAACCAGATGCTAAAACTTTTACCTGCATCAAAAAATCAGAATGCGCAAGTAGGAGTCTGAACATCCACA GAAAGCCTATATGTAAGCCTCCCAAAGTATTTGCTGAATGTGCTTCAAAGTGTCCTCCGACATGTGCAGAACCCGATCCCTTTTTATGCTCCAGAGCATGTGATGCAAACATTCTTTGTGTATGTCCTTACGGTATGGTTCAGCACGACAAGGTCAATAGAACATGCATTGCAGAGAACGATTGCCCAG TCTGCAAATCTCCGAAAGTCTTTGTGGATTGCGCCTCTAAATGTAGACCAACGTGCCAGACTCCGAATCCCACATTTTGTGACAAAGCGTGTGATCCTGACGTTCAATGTGTATGTCCAGCTGGCATGGTCCATCCAACAAGCGGAGATGACAGCTGTATCCCGTTGTCGGAATGTCCAG AATCTTGCGAGTTTCCTTTGGTTGCGACTAATTGCGCGTCAAAATGTCCACCAACTTGCAAGGATCCTGTTCCGTCTTGCCCAAAAGGGTGCAAATCTGGGGTTCAATGCGAATGTTCTATTGGTCTTCTACAAATTAGCGACTCcgacaaaaaatgcgtttttccATCCCAATGTCCCGGACTGAAAAATG ATTGCCCACTGAGAAAGCAGCCCACTAGATGTGCCAGTGGATGTCCAGCTACCTGCGAAAATAAAACGCCAAGATTTTGCACCAAGCCATGCAGACCTGATGTAAATTGCGAGTGTCCACGTGGAATGGTCCAAAAAAGTCTAAAAGATGATACCTGTGTCTGGCCGGACCAGTGCGACTCCTAG